A single genomic interval of uncultured Pseudodesulfovibrio sp. harbors:
- a CDS encoding S8 family serine peptidase, giving the protein MRHYLPLSRKFVFLLLAFILGGYPNVAWGDAGVDTPRLYFERIQVDPLRHSLDSGLLGVQESETAIESEAASGATRLFSVAQSARMASTYGYYIVQFNGPVQTSWKSTLKDLGATFYDYIPQYAFIIGLSDTTVAAVEELGFVRWIGKYVPTLKFSQKLYDVSPQKAEEENYTIKVRVLAFPDEKISDIGDSIAKVGGTVLSSSATDWSLMFNVTIPLRNVEQLKNISGVKWVEQTPDHRTQNNIALGIVQARAEQEKIWPHSSGHLFGEGQTVAICDSGIDTGTPATLLEDFSDGLHGSRVENTVLPGGSLYDYSGHGTHVAGIIAGNGILSGASPTTDFFPSTCYAGVAPKAHLYFQSVGSTSGDSRLPGIPVNLEELFQPAYDAGARIHSDSWGTSGAGSYSSESVAIDQFMWTHKDFLIVAAAGNAGYDKDLDGVTDPYCIDSPATAKNSIAVGASESYRMGDQEGFAAQSWGNFRTYGEPIKTDVTSNAPYGVAAFSSRGPTLDGRYKPDILAPGTNILSTRSSYQVGNGWGAFDDSYYWSGGTSMATPLVAGTAAVMREYLIKEEDFVDPSAALIKASLLNGADSLVPGQYGWGLAREVQSSPDFVQGWGRLNFKASINSDSHYTVEYFDINEDPVSDNSYRRTFSFDVANDGKPFKTTLSWTDYPGSEVAQGGLVNDLDLRVQQPDGTWVYPDNAMDASPLVCEQYVTSVDGFYREAAIGLRVTLPSSPSTLESVVIAYANPQSRFEDVSIVVYQYDSGVRNELFRKTFAYIPSGEIGLPVGLTLSEGEVFIAVEKAASSAGVYCKMGNATGRGAVWNGSAWETAAITPALIACFRTQAASTDFDRLNNTVSVTISAPQSGTYTAEVLAHNIPVGPQPYALVMSGMTEEPTSGDVVEINPDQPNASTATMLNQAALSRTAADVNAVYGTQLEAVYGKQQSFSVLVPPDGVISMRFPVSGLPAMAANQFSLNKLLTNGTHRGFTYASFKEYVDGKWWLTDVAGGYVDPVQIVNPNATYYVESVVQDGGDYDENTDPGRIDDPQVFGVASFSSGGCTIGATNDYGLVAVVLLAALSLLSRRLLSRRNKS; this is encoded by the coding sequence ATGCGCCATTACCTGCCACTTTCAAGAAAGTTTGTTTTTCTCCTCCTGGCCTTTATATTGGGGGGATATCCCAACGTTGCATGGGGCGATGCGGGAGTAGACACTCCTCGGCTTTATTTTGAGAGGATACAGGTCGATCCATTACGACATTCATTAGACTCGGGACTGCTAGGCGTTCAAGAGAGCGAAACAGCGATTGAGTCCGAAGCTGCAAGCGGGGCTACCCGCTTGTTTTCCGTTGCACAGTCGGCACGGATGGCGTCGACATATGGGTATTACATCGTACAGTTCAACGGTCCCGTTCAGACTTCCTGGAAGTCCACACTTAAGGATTTGGGGGCCACGTTTTATGACTATATCCCGCAGTATGCTTTCATCATCGGATTGAGCGATACAACGGTGGCGGCAGTCGAGGAGCTTGGTTTTGTCCGCTGGATCGGCAAGTACGTCCCCACACTGAAATTTTCTCAGAAACTCTACGATGTCTCTCCTCAAAAGGCGGAGGAGGAAAATTACACCATCAAGGTTCGCGTATTGGCTTTTCCCGATGAAAAGATTTCTGACATTGGCGACTCCATAGCCAAAGTCGGCGGAACGGTTCTTTCCAGTAGCGCAACGGACTGGAGCCTTATGTTCAACGTGACAATCCCTTTACGAAATGTGGAGCAATTGAAAAACATTTCTGGAGTAAAATGGGTTGAACAGACTCCAGATCACCGTACCCAAAACAATATTGCACTTGGCATTGTTCAGGCCCGGGCCGAGCAGGAAAAAATATGGCCGCATTCGTCTGGTCACCTCTTCGGCGAAGGGCAGACGGTAGCCATTTGTGATTCCGGCATCGACACAGGAACTCCGGCAACCCTCCTTGAGGATTTCAGCGACGGTCTCCATGGAAGCAGGGTTGAAAACACCGTTTTACCTGGAGGGAGTCTTTATGACTATAGCGGGCACGGTACACATGTTGCCGGCATTATTGCCGGAAACGGCATCCTTTCAGGGGCGTCTCCGACGACAGATTTTTTCCCATCAACCTGCTACGCAGGTGTCGCTCCTAAGGCGCATCTGTATTTTCAATCCGTAGGATCCACTTCCGGTGATTCCCGTTTGCCGGGTATTCCAGTGAATTTGGAGGAGCTTTTCCAACCTGCTTACGATGCAGGCGCTCGAATTCATTCTGACAGCTGGGGGACTTCGGGGGCAGGCAGTTACAGCAGCGAATCCGTTGCTATTGACCAGTTCATGTGGACCCATAAGGATTTCCTGATAGTGGCTGCTGCTGGAAACGCCGGGTATGACAAGGATTTGGACGGAGTAACCGATCCTTACTGTATCGACTCGCCTGCCACAGCCAAAAATTCCATTGCCGTCGGTGCATCTGAATCCTACCGGATGGGTGATCAAGAGGGGTTTGCTGCTCAATCCTGGGGGAACTTCAGGACGTATGGCGAACCTATTAAGACAGATGTGACTTCAAATGCCCCCTATGGCGTTGCGGCGTTTTCTTCACGCGGTCCGACGCTGGATGGCCGATACAAGCCCGACATTCTCGCTCCTGGAACCAATATTCTATCCACCCGCTCTTCCTATCAGGTCGGAAACGGTTGGGGAGCATTCGACGATAGCTACTATTGGTCTGGGGGCACGAGTATGGCAACACCTTTGGTTGCGGGAACGGCTGCTGTGATGCGTGAGTACCTGATCAAGGAAGAAGATTTCGTCGATCCCAGCGCTGCATTGATCAAGGCAAGCCTCTTGAATGGTGCTGACTCGTTAGTTCCCGGACAATATGGTTGGGGCTTAGCGCGGGAAGTGCAGTCCTCTCCAGACTTCGTACAGGGATGGGGACGGCTCAATTTCAAAGCCTCTATCAACTCCGACAGCCACTACACGGTTGAGTATTTTGATATTAATGAAGATCCAGTCTCAGACAACAGCTATAGGCGGACGTTTTCTTTTGACGTGGCAAACGATGGAAAGCCGTTTAAGACAACATTGAGTTGGACCGACTATCCCGGCTCAGAAGTAGCCCAGGGTGGGCTTGTGAATGATCTCGACTTGCGTGTGCAACAGCCGGATGGGACTTGGGTTTACCCGGACAACGCCATGGATGCCAGTCCCCTGGTCTGTGAACAATATGTCACGAGTGTTGACGGTTTTTACCGGGAGGCAGCAATCGGCCTCAGAGTGACCCTCCCGTCCTCTCCGAGTACGTTGGAATCGGTGGTCATCGCGTATGCGAATCCACAAAGTCGCTTCGAGGACGTATCAATCGTCGTCTATCAATACGATAGCGGTGTCCGTAACGAGCTTTTCAGAAAGACTTTCGCATATATACCCTCAGGGGAGATAGGGCTTCCCGTTGGCCTGACTCTTTCGGAAGGGGAAGTGTTTATTGCGGTGGAGAAGGCGGCATCCAGCGCCGGAGTTTACTGCAAAATGGGCAATGCCACCGGACGTGGAGCCGTGTGGAATGGGAGCGCATGGGAAACGGCTGCGATTACCCCAGCGCTCATAGCATGTTTTCGAACACAGGCTGCCTCCACCGATTTCGACCGTCTGAATAATACCGTTTCCGTCACCATAAGTGCCCCCCAAAGCGGAACGTATACGGCGGAGGTGCTTGCCCATAATATCCCGGTTGGGCCACAGCCGTATGCGCTTGTAATGAGCGGTATGACGGAAGAACCGACCTCTGGCGACGTGGTGGAAATCAATCCGGATCAACCGAATGCGTCTACAGCGACCATGTTGAACCAAGCAGCTCTCTCCCGGACAGCCGCTGACGTCAACGCAGTGTATGGCACCCAATTGGAGGCAGTGTATGGCAAACAGCAATCCTTCAGTGTCTTGGTCCCCCCAGACGGCGTGATCAGTATGCGGTTCCCGGTCAGCGGCCTGCCTGCCATGGCAGCGAATCAATTCTCATTGAACAAATTGCTCACCAACGGGACACACCGTGGGTTTACCTATGCGTCGTTTAAAGAATACGTCGATGGGAAATGGTGGTTGACCGACGTTGCGGGCGGCTATGTCGATCCTGTACAAATTGTGAATCCCAATGCCACCTATTACGTCGAATCCGTTGTTCAGGACGGCGGAGACTATGACGAAAACACCGATCCTGGCCGAATAGATGATCCCCAGGTTTTTGGTGTTGCTTCCTTTTCCTCCGGAGGCTGCACAATCGGAGCTACCAATGACTATGGACTCGTCGCGGTTGTACTGCTGGCCGCTCTTTCTTTGCTATCAAGGCGCTTGCTTTCGCGTCGCAATAAAAGCTGA
- a CDS encoding alpha/beta hydrolase, protein MKHLIAIMVLCLLAPSCFAGQKDISLSSSASSAGHSSLQWALCPSHVGADGDQRCAIIREPLDHGKPDGRRIDILLMRALGKSEKKRGQIWFLNGGPGDSLDTFSFLMDKWSKTHPEYDYYAMEHRGTGVSAYLSCDNEPSSALCLEELKREWGDGLGLFNTTQAAHDLADAMHRVGSDSRRFLYGVSYGTYLVQRFITIHGSMIQGAILDGVVPAAADENGLLAIDKYDHDFNELAFNIATQCDNDPICSSRLTTFGADTQAVMRKTFEDIDAGNICKPLKGIITRQSLRNKSAELIGDYWGRQLYPALLYRINRCSPKDIEILSNLFQEDDEPETEDEILSFSQNLNTNIIVNELIGGKSLAQAEAEAKSYFASPDETLEQYQSRDKIKWPLYPADRYTHEWAATDTPLLIINGDMDPATPLAFARQLKRHFNGPNQYLIPLPGTPHGALFLSLMKDVPMEDADTCGSRLLFSFMDDVTKQPDALCTGSMLPPDFSGSSQEAQTAAKRFFNNDNVWD, encoded by the coding sequence ATGAAACATCTTATTGCGATCATGGTTCTCTGCCTCCTTGCTCCTTCCTGTTTCGCAGGCCAGAAGGATATCAGCTTGTCATCATCGGCCTCATCGGCAGGGCACAGCTCGTTACAATGGGCGCTCTGCCCTTCACATGTCGGGGCGGACGGCGACCAACGGTGCGCGATCATCCGGGAGCCGCTGGATCACGGCAAGCCTGACGGCAGGCGGATCGACATCCTGCTGATGCGCGCTCTGGGGAAATCCGAGAAAAAACGCGGGCAGATATGGTTTCTCAACGGCGGTCCGGGGGACTCTCTGGATACGTTCAGCTTTCTGATGGACAAGTGGTCAAAGACCCATCCGGAGTATGACTACTACGCCATGGAACACCGCGGCACAGGCGTTTCCGCGTACCTGTCATGCGACAATGAACCGTCTTCCGCGCTCTGTCTGGAGGAGTTGAAGCGGGAATGGGGAGACGGGCTTGGGCTGTTCAACACCACGCAGGCGGCTCACGATCTGGCTGATGCCATGCACCGTGTCGGCAGTGATTCCCGAAGATTCCTGTACGGGGTTTCATATGGGACATATCTCGTTCAGCGGTTTATCACGATTCACGGCTCCATGATTCAGGGGGCCATACTCGACGGCGTGGTGCCCGCGGCGGCAGATGAAAACGGGCTGCTTGCCATCGACAAATACGACCATGATTTCAACGAGCTGGCGTTCAACATTGCGACCCAGTGCGATAACGACCCGATATGCAGTTCCCGGCTCACGACCTTCGGTGCCGACACACAGGCCGTGATGCGGAAAACGTTCGAGGATATCGATGCCGGAAACATCTGCAAACCTCTCAAGGGAATCATCACGCGACAGTCACTTCGCAACAAGTCGGCGGAATTGATCGGCGATTATTGGGGACGCCAGCTCTACCCCGCCCTGCTGTACAGGATCAACCGTTGCTCACCCAAGGATATCGAAATTCTGTCCAACCTGTTTCAGGAAGACGATGAGCCGGAAACAGAGGATGAAATCCTGAGTTTTTCCCAGAATCTCAATACCAATATCATCGTCAATGAACTCATCGGCGGCAAATCCCTTGCACAGGCAGAGGCCGAGGCAAAGAGCTATTTCGCATCACCGGACGAAACCCTTGAGCAATACCAAAGCCGTGACAAAATCAAGTGGCCGCTCTACCCCGCAGACCGGTACACGCATGAATGGGCTGCAACCGACACCCCGCTCCTGATCATAAACGGCGACATGGACCCGGCCACACCGCTCGCGTTTGCACGGCAACTGAAGCGTCACTTCAACGGACCGAACCAGTACCTGATCCCCCTGCCGGGAACACCCCACGGCGCCTTGTTCCTTTCCCTGATGAAGGATGTCCCGATGGAGGATGCGGATACCTGCGGTTCACGGCTCCTGTTCAGCTTCATGGACGACGTGACAAAACAGCCGGACGCCCTGTGCACCGGCAGCATGCTGCCCCCTGATTTTTCAGGCTCCTCACAAGAGGCGCAAACCGCTGCGAAACGTTTTTTCAACAATGACAACGTGTGGGACTGA
- a CDS encoding arylamine N-acetyltransferase encodes MSPFEFDSIAYLQRLHLPEDVSPTTEGLRSLQRAQLYNIPFENFDIQLGRGVDLDPANLFDKLVRRPRGGYCFELNGLFLLALRAFGFDARPLLSRVHVSGQPSGRGHQLSLVNVEGRQWLADVGFGKDNPAGPYLLERDTVQDIRGKSFRLVDGGVFGNMLQVRTDDGWQDLYSLDMEHVCQGDINYGVHYTSTSSKTLFTKARVAMKHMEDGMITLCNSRLTLSRAGEKTEVHLPEGQGYLDALNTYFGIELDAPYEALRPVE; translated from the coding sequence ATGAGCCCCTTCGAATTCGATTCGATCGCGTACCTTCAGCGATTGCATTTGCCAGAAGACGTGTCGCCGACGACGGAAGGACTTCGCTCCCTGCAACGGGCGCAATTGTACAACATCCCATTCGAGAATTTTGACATCCAGCTTGGCCGGGGGGTTGATCTCGACCCGGCAAACCTCTTTGATAAGCTCGTGCGCCGTCCCCGTGGCGGCTACTGTTTCGAACTGAACGGTTTGTTTCTTCTGGCCCTGCGCGCTTTCGGGTTCGACGCCCGTCCGCTTCTGTCTCGGGTGCATGTGTCGGGACAGCCCTCCGGCCGGGGGCACCAGCTTTCCCTTGTCAATGTCGAGGGCCGTCAGTGGCTGGCGGATGTGGGGTTCGGAAAGGACAACCCCGCAGGGCCATATCTGCTTGAACGGGACACGGTTCAGGATATCCGCGGGAAGTCATTTCGTCTGGTCGACGGAGGCGTTTTCGGAAACATGCTTCAGGTGCGTACCGATGACGGATGGCAGGATCTCTACAGTCTCGATATGGAGCATGTCTGCCAAGGCGACATCAATTACGGCGTTCACTACACCTCAACCAGTTCAAAAACCCTTTTCACCAAAGCCCGGGTCGCCATGAAACACATGGAGGACGGCATGATCACCCTGTGCAACAGCAGGCTCACCCTGTCCCGGGCCGGGGAAAAGACGGAAGTGCACCTCCCCGAAGGACAGGGCTATCTGGACGCCCTCAACACGTACTTCGGCATCGAGTTGGATGCGCCTTACGAAGCCTTGCGCCCTGTCGAATAA
- a CDS encoding transporter substrate-binding domain-containing protein, protein MKNVKHHISHAAFLTALVGLLLIPAAVQATEIKEIITASPSWKTYTNRDGTGIYHEILQKVFTLYGIPVRHIYSKSGRAEQLVLKGEADMMTCKDTPRPSPLVLARYPLYENDFYVFFKKDRIGEWKNIESLRGKEILCQPSYYNQKNFTVPVVIKEIQTGAQAVEMIRLERSDFYVDDMSLIKQSLKEADTPYNREQFDIRKVGRRSYHPLVKPTKKGLKIIEMYNEGLMQLHKAGELKPIYDKWGHQYPDFDKY, encoded by the coding sequence ATGAAGAACGTAAAACACCATATATCCCATGCTGCCTTCCTGACTGCTCTTGTCGGTCTGCTCCTGATTCCTGCTGCTGTACAGGCAACAGAGATCAAAGAAATCATCACCGCCAGTCCGTCATGGAAAACCTATACCAACCGGGACGGCACCGGGATTTACCACGAAATTCTCCAAAAGGTTTTCACACTCTACGGAATACCTGTCAGACACATCTATTCCAAGTCGGGACGCGCCGAGCAGCTTGTCCTCAAGGGTGAAGCCGACATGATGACATGCAAGGACACGCCAAGGCCTTCACCGCTCGTACTGGCACGCTATCCCCTGTACGAGAACGACTTCTACGTTTTCTTCAAGAAAGACAGGATCGGGGAATGGAAAAACATCGAGTCCCTGAGAGGCAAGGAAATTCTCTGCCAGCCCAGCTACTACAACCAAAAGAATTTCACTGTTCCAGTCGTCATCAAGGAAATCCAAACCGGCGCGCAGGCCGTGGAAATGATCCGGCTTGAGCGCTCCGATTTCTATGTAGACGACATGTCTTTGATCAAACAGTCATTGAAGGAAGCCGACACCCCCTATAACCGTGAGCAATTCGACATCCGCAAAGTGGGCAGGCGGTCATACCACCCCTTGGTCAAGCCGACCAAAAAGGGACTCAAGATCATCGAGATGTACAACGAAGGGCTGATGCAACTGCACAAAGCCGGTGAATTGAAACCGATTTACGATAAGTGGGGCCATCAATACCCGGATTTCGACAAGTATTAG
- a CDS encoding P-II family nitrogen regulator, with translation MKFKLVLAPVKTHKTDPVVDAAKEAGATGATIIPARGTGMHEAKTFFGLTLEDQTDIVMLLLEEHLVKPVLKAIETAGEFHKPGTGIAFVLPVDDIIGLESQMEEFRERIRNQSL, from the coding sequence ATGAAGTTCAAACTCGTGCTCGCGCCCGTCAAGACGCATAAGACCGATCCTGTCGTGGATGCGGCCAAGGAGGCCGGTGCCACCGGGGCGACCATCATTCCCGCTCGCGGAACCGGCATGCATGAGGCCAAGACCTTTTTCGGCCTGACGCTGGAAGACCAGACGGATATCGTCATGCTTCTTCTGGAAGAACACCTCGTGAAACCGGTCCTGAAGGCCATCGAGACCGCCGGGGAATTCCACAAGCCGGGTACGGGCATCGCTTTCGTGCTGCCCGTTGACGACATCATCGGTCTGGAAAGCCAGATGGAAGAATTCAGGGAAAGAATCAGGAATCAGAGCCTTTAG
- a CDS encoding DUF1538 domain-containing protein, whose product MTHFLLEFGTVLIATVRDILPILILIVCFQLFVLRQPIPHLRRLIVGGVYVVLGLALFLVGLDKALFPIGKIMAAQLSHPEFLSGGTSSTAPTDWTAYGWVYLFAAMIGFSTTIAEPSLLAVALKAKEVSGGVISQWGLRITVALGVAVGISLGAFRIVTGTPLYVYIMIGYVIVVLQTFVAPKKIIALAYDSGGVTTSTVTVPLVAALGLGLSEAVPGRNPALDGFGLIAFASLFPIITVMGYAQFTHWAAKRKQPVKTG is encoded by the coding sequence ATGACACATTTTCTGCTGGAATTCGGCACCGTCCTGATCGCAACGGTTCGGGATATTCTGCCCATCCTCATCCTGATTGTCTGCTTTCAGCTGTTCGTCCTTCGTCAGCCCATTCCGCACCTGCGGCGGCTGATTGTCGGCGGCGTGTATGTGGTTCTCGGTCTGGCGCTCTTTCTCGTCGGTCTGGACAAGGCGCTTTTCCCCATCGGGAAGATCATGGCAGCCCAGCTTTCGCATCCGGAGTTTCTCTCCGGGGGAACGTCGTCCACTGCTCCGACGGACTGGACCGCGTATGGCTGGGTCTACCTTTTTGCCGCCATGATCGGGTTTTCCACGACCATTGCGGAGCCGTCCCTGCTCGCGGTGGCGCTCAAGGCCAAGGAAGTGTCAGGCGGCGTCATCAGCCAGTGGGGGCTGCGTATCACGGTTGCGCTGGGGGTTGCCGTCGGCATTTCCCTCGGAGCGTTTCGCATTGTCACGGGAACGCCGCTGTACGTGTACATCATGATTGGGTACGTTATCGTGGTCTTGCAGACGTTTGTCGCACCGAAAAAGATTATCGCCCTGGCCTACGATTCCGGTGGAGTGACAACCTCCACCGTGACCGTTCCGCTGGTGGCGGCCCTCGGGCTGGGGCTGTCCGAGGCCGTTCCGGGCCGCAATCCCGCTCTGGACGGATTCGGCCTCATCGCGTTTGCCAGCCTCTTTCCCATTATAACTGTCATGGGTTATGCTCAGTTTACCCACTGGGCCGCCAAGAGAAAACAACCGGTCAAGACCGGCTAG
- a CDS encoding DUF1538 domain-containing protein, protein MDGKKARFRVPNILTAIARKLWSAFKDLLPIILVIAFFQVVVLRQPLPNMGEVVFGGLLVVLGLTLFIQGLEMGLFPIGENMAHALARKGSLFWLLTFAFFLGFSTTVAEPALIAVSAEAAGIAAQGNLIAPGEESLSSYALGLRLSVAFSVGVAILVGVLRILKGWPVHYLIIGGYVVVMLMTLVAPKEIVGIAYDAGGVTTSTVTVPLVAALGVGLATIIKGRSPLLDGFGLIAFASLLPMIFVMGYGLIVFG, encoded by the coding sequence ATGGATGGAAAAAAGGCCCGTTTTCGGGTTCCGAACATACTGACGGCCATAGCACGCAAATTGTGGAGCGCTTTCAAGGACCTGTTGCCGATCATACTGGTCATAGCGTTCTTTCAGGTTGTTGTTTTGCGGCAGCCGCTTCCGAACATGGGTGAAGTGGTTTTCGGCGGACTGCTGGTGGTGCTCGGGCTGACGCTTTTCATCCAGGGGCTGGAAATGGGGCTGTTCCCCATCGGTGAGAACATGGCCCATGCGCTGGCCCGGAAGGGGAGCCTGTTCTGGTTGCTGACATTCGCCTTTTTCCTCGGCTTTTCCACTACGGTGGCGGAGCCTGCGCTGATCGCCGTGTCGGCCGAGGCGGCCGGTATTGCGGCTCAGGGCAACCTGATTGCTCCGGGTGAAGAGTCGCTCAGCAGCTACGCCCTCGGGCTCCGGCTGTCAGTGGCCTTTTCCGTGGGGGTGGCCATCCTTGTCGGGGTGCTGCGGATTCTGAAGGGATGGCCGGTCCATTACCTGATCATCGGCGGCTATGTCGTGGTCATGCTGATGACGCTGGTGGCACCCAAGGAGATTGTCGGCATCGCCTATGACGCGGGCGGGGTGACGACGTCCACGGTCACCGTGCCGCTGGTGGCGGCGCTGGGAGTTGGGCTTGCCACGATCATCAAGGGACGCAGTCCGCTTCTGGACGGATTCGGCCTGATTGCCTTTGCATCGTTGCTACCCATGATTTTCGTCATGGGATACGGATTGATAGTTTTCGGCTGA
- the nhaB gene encoding sodium/proton antiporter NhaB, with the protein MAQNLTQALGRNFLGSAPNWYKLTILAFLVLNPILIHTVGPFVTGWVLIGEFIFTLAMALKCYPLPAGGLLAIQAVVIGLTSTETVYKESLANFEVILLLIFMVAGIYFMKDFLQFAFTRILTKVRSKIVISLLFSFAGAFLSAFLDALTVTAVIIAVAYGFYNVYHRFASGKTMHCDHDLCSDKIVKDTQREELQQFRGFLRNLMMHGAVGTALGGVCTIVGEPQNLLIGAEMGWHFMPFFFKVVPVSMPVLAVGLLTCLTVEKFKLFGYGVEMPGNIRSHLLETANKMEKERGVRGRAKLVIQAAIGIWLIIALAFHLAAVGVIGLSVIVLATALNGFIDEHQIGPAFEEALPFTALLVVFFAIVGVIHDQHLFAPVMDFVLAMEGHAQLAAYYIANGVLSMISDNVFVATVYISETKMHFEEMLHALPGIGMTGEALMAKLTDPDVPRADVLATLPQAVAVQAETLMQQFEKLAVSINTGTNIPSIATPNGQAAFLFLLTSTLAPVIRLSYGRMVMLALPYTVTMSLTGLAATYYFL; encoded by the coding sequence ATGGCTCAGAATCTGACGCAGGCCCTGGGAAGAAATTTTCTCGGCAGCGCACCGAATTGGTATAAATTGACCATCCTTGCTTTTCTGGTTCTCAACCCCATCCTCATCCATACCGTCGGTCCTTTCGTGACCGGTTGGGTGCTGATCGGCGAATTCATCTTCACTCTGGCCATGGCGCTCAAATGCTATCCACTGCCCGCCGGCGGCCTGCTTGCCATACAGGCCGTGGTAATCGGCCTGACCAGCACCGAAACAGTTTATAAGGAAAGTCTGGCGAATTTCGAAGTCATCCTGCTCCTGATCTTCATGGTGGCAGGCATTTACTTCATGAAGGATTTTCTCCAGTTCGCCTTTACCCGCATCCTCACGAAAGTCCGATCGAAAATCGTGATTTCACTGCTGTTCAGCTTTGCCGGAGCATTTCTCTCCGCCTTTCTCGACGCCCTGACCGTCACGGCCGTCATCATCGCCGTGGCCTACGGATTCTATAATGTCTACCACCGGTTCGCTTCGGGCAAGACCATGCACTGCGATCACGATCTGTGCAGCGACAAGATCGTCAAGGATACGCAACGGGAGGAACTGCAACAGTTCCGCGGCTTCCTGCGTAACCTGATGATGCATGGTGCCGTGGGTACGGCCCTCGGCGGAGTGTGCACCATCGTGGGCGAACCGCAGAACCTCCTGATCGGCGCCGAGATGGGCTGGCACTTCATGCCGTTTTTCTTCAAGGTGGTCCCTGTCTCCATGCCGGTTCTGGCTGTGGGGCTGCTCACCTGCCTGACTGTCGAAAAGTTCAAACTGTTCGGATACGGCGTGGAAATGCCCGGTAACATCCGTTCACACCTGCTGGAAACCGCCAACAAGATGGAAAAGGAACGCGGCGTACGCGGCAGGGCCAAGCTCGTGATACAGGCGGCAATCGGCATCTGGCTGATCATCGCACTGGCTTTTCACTTGGCGGCTGTCGGCGTCATCGGCCTGTCCGTCATCGTTCTGGCCACCGCGCTCAACGGTTTCATCGACGAACACCAGATCGGCCCCGCCTTTGAAGAGGCACTGCCGTTTACCGCATTGCTCGTGGTCTTTTTCGCCATTGTCGGCGTGATCCACGACCAGCACCTCTTCGCCCCGGTCATGGATTTCGTTCTGGCAATGGAAGGCCATGCACAGCTTGCCGCATACTACATAGCCAACGGCGTGCTTTCCATGATCTCGGATAACGTGTTCGTGGCCACGGTCTACATCTCGGAAACCAAGATGCACTTCGAGGAAATGCTGCACGCCCTACCGGGAATCGGCATGACAGGCGAAGCCCTGATGGCGAAGCTCACCGACCCGGACGTCCCCCGCGCCGATGTCCTCGCCACATTGCCGCAAGCCGTTGCCGTGCAGGCGGAAACGCTCATGCAGCAATTCGAAAAGCTCGCGGTCTCCATCAACACCGGAACCAACATCCCGTCCATCGCCACTCCCAACGGACAGGCCGCATTCCTGTTCCTGCTGACGTCGACACTGGCCCCGGTCATCCGGCTCTCGTACGGACGCATGGTCATGCTGGCCCTGCCCTATACGGTAACCATGTCCCTCACGGGTCTGGCTGCGACATACTACTTCCTGTAA
- the tsaA gene encoding tRNA (N6-threonylcarbamoyladenosine(37)-N6)-methyltransferase TrmO: protein MQDRNVQEQGILGNDSIHMCPVGAVHCKLKKPMLQASKDGLTLEERTQLASEQHQMIMSMVSELVFEDEYAPLLDGIEDFSHVLVLYWPHLVKPEGRELKKIHPMGRKDMPKKGVFATCSPARPNSVLVTAVRLLEREGSCLRVQGLEAVDGSPILDIKPYNPHYYSVSDAEMPDWMEELQRDIGAGDSGC from the coding sequence ATGCAAGACAGGAATGTTCAAGAGCAGGGAATATTAGGGAATGATTCCATCCACATGTGTCCCGTGGGCGCTGTTCACTGCAAGCTCAAGAAACCCATGCTTCAGGCTTCAAAGGACGGACTGACTCTGGAGGAGCGCACACAGCTGGCCAGCGAACAGCACCAAATGATCATGTCCATGGTCAGCGAGCTGGTTTTCGAGGATGAGTATGCGCCGCTTCTGGACGGCATAGAGGACTTCTCCCATGTTCTCGTGCTGTACTGGCCCCATCTGGTCAAGCCGGAAGGTCGGGAGTTGAAAAAAATACACCCCATGGGGCGCAAGGACATGCCGAAAAAGGGCGTTTTCGCCACATGCAGTCCGGCCCGTCCAAATTCGGTGCTGGTTACCGCGGTTCGGTTGCTGGAACGGGAAGGTTCCTGCCTGCGCGTTCAGGGACTGGAGGCTGTCGACGGTTCTCCGATTCTGGACATCAAACCCTACAATCCTCATTACTACAGCGTGAGTGATGCGGAAATGCCGGACTGGATGGAAGAACTGCAACGGGATATCGGTGCCGGGGACTCAGGCTGCTGA